Sequence from the Montipora foliosa isolate CH-2021 chromosome 12, ASM3666993v2, whole genome shotgun sequence genome:
ATCGAAAGCTCGGGTAACCGTATTGTTTGGccgaaaatgcaaaaaaaaaaagagagagaattCGATTGTTTACACCTTGCAGAAACCCATGTTTTCCTTGTAAAGGCAGGGAAAAGTATTAAAATTACGCAACGGTTACGTCTTTTTCACAAACGCTAGAGAGATTTTTTCCTGGTCGTGATTTTCGTTTCCTGTAAGTCATAAGTTGATTCTAAACATCCAAAATAATCTGGCTTTATGGCAAAGCTATATCTAATAGCATTTGAATTTACTTTTGTTGGTGATGAAAGGGTATTAACGGCGACGCGACGCGCTGAAAGCGTTTGAAACAATATAAATAAATTTCGCGCGTGACGCGAGTGTTGAAATGTATGATAAAAagtctaattgttttattgGTGACGTCATTGTTAGCTTCCAATCAACACCCTGAAGCCAGTGGGCACTGGCCCGTCATCCGGAGAAACAATGCAAGAGGCTCAACATACGATCTTGAGATTTATGTGGCAAAAAACGTGTAGGCCAAAAAGGGTCGATCGCTTTTTCAAAGAAATGGGAAATTAGGTTTGAATGATGGTGTTAGTTATCATGGAATTGTTGATTGCGAAATAGTCGAGCACGAATACAGTTTTGTGTGGTTGAAATCTCGGACCACGCAATTTTCCTCGCGCGTGGTAAAGTTACAAACGCCAGCTGCGAAAACTACAGTCGACTCTGTCGCAGTCTTATTGAAAATGGAGAGACAAATTCCCGACTCCGTTGTTCTTGAAGTTTTCGGTTATTTATCTAAAAGGGAACTTGGAATCGTAGCTCAAGTTTGTCGACGCTGGAAACGCGTGGCGTACGATCGCTCGCTTTGGTTCGTTGTTGACATGAATGATTTTTGGCCCGCGGTCGATGAAGAGACTTTGTTGATGTTGATCCGGACGCGTTTATCATCGGCCAAAGCACTGAATTTAGGTGGCTGTACGCTTACAGCCCGAGTCGCCAAAGAACTCTCGAAAAGGTGTTATCAGCTTCGTAGTTTAGTGTTTTACGGAGCCGACGTTGAAAGCGAAACAGGTCACGAAGGCATACGCGATTTTCCAACGGGCTTGGAGTTGATGGATTTGCGATACTCATggggaaatttcaaatttatgaGACGATTGCCTAGGCATTTCACTCAAATGAGATACGTTGGGCTGGGAATGGACTCCTCAGAAAGTCTTGTACCAGatgtttttgctaaaatgagGAACTTAAGGATTTTGGACTGTACGGATTGCGAGACTTTGACTGATGACGCACTCCTCAAGATCGCTACAAATTGTCCGCATTTGGAGTCCATTTGCTTGAACGAATGCAAGAATTATCGGGGAAAGTATCTTCACAGAGTCCTTAACAACTGCAAATTCGTGTCCACTTTGCTGATTCGGTTCACCAAAATAACAGATGAGGCATTGATGGTGGTTAATTGGGAGAGGACAATGGTCAAAGAACTCGATTTAACGGGATGTTATTTCGTGACCACAACGGGACTTTCAAACGTGATCTCAAGGTTGCCGGACATTCGCTACTTCAAAATGAACCAGTGTGGATTTCGGCACATTCTGCATTTAAGGATCTATCAAGAAGTGAGACCTACATTGGCTTACAAATGTCTAGAAACTTTGGATCTGCGATGGAACTTTCTTTTGTCTGCGGAATGTTTGGAGGGCGTTCTGCAACAGTCTCCCTCCCTGAGGTACTTGGGGGTCAGCCACTCCCCAAGGATACCCCCATCAGTGATTGCAGAAATGTTTAAATTTGTATCCAAACTGAGGATTTTGGAATTTGGTCCTCTTCGGAAGGAGGCCCTTTCAGAAAGCCCTTTGGTATCAAATTTGATTAAAATGTGCCCCCTAATTGAGGCTGTGTCATTGATAAATTTCAAGCTCATTGACGACACAGATGCAGACTTGGTACAGGAGCTGAGGGAAAAATGTAAACACATTCGGGAGGTGAAGTTATGTAGCCCTCGAATTGAGCATGTAGCCATTGGGAATAGTGGAGAAACTATAACAGTGGAACGACTGCTCATCAAAATGGAGAGTCTTCTTCCCAGCCCTGAGAACACACTGGGCAAAGTTATTAACAAATTGCATGTTTAGGTAATAttgacttttttttgttttgttttacctcTCTGTTGTGTATCATAGCCAGGTGTTTTAATGTAAGATGTAATATACATATAACTTTTGCTTTTAAGAATCATACAAGGTGTGTCATACAAAGCTGGTGATAAGATATATCCGTAAAATAGTTTCCAATGACCCATTATGTTTTTTTCTAAGTGTTTTTAATCCCAATTTCCTGTTTGGGGTGTGGGTTCATTTTGACAAATTTCAAGTATAATACAAGTTTGGCAAACAAATCACATTTTATTCGATGAATTTGTGATCATCTGTTGTGAAGAGAATTTTTACATTGTTAAATCATGCATAAAGGAAACATAATCTTCTTGACAAAGTGGTTGGCCACTGCATTGGATCTTTGAAACGAATTGTCAAAATAACAAGCTCTGTCAATAATTTAGTTGTCCTGTTTAACAGGATTGGagcttattatatgactagctccgtgagtgggcaagatgaaccaaatcctgaGCTATGATTGGCCACccaagcgggcaagatggagttATCTTGCTTGCTTGGGATTTCTCATTTAGTCCAGCAAgatcaaagatatttttttggtgttttatcccacaTAATAAATcgtttattgaccaagcttgttcagtcaagatggctgggtattggcctcattttttttttttttcgtttttatggACCTCAACTTCATCTTAGTCCATaaacatacaaaaaaaaaacttggccaGTATCCAGCCTTCTTTACCTGATGCTTGGtcaattacccatgtatattgTTTCAGTAGAAGTATCTtggttttattgttttggttgGATGACCCAATGTGACAAAAAGCATGGATTGAAGAAAGTTATATTTATTTACTGCTTATCTGGAAATTTCATTATGCATGCCTGCACTTTAATCTGGATTCTAGTTAATAGATTACAAAATGTAAGTGATATTTCTAGAAACTCAAGTTTGCTTCATTTTTCCTTTCATCTTATCTTTTCGTCTTCATCCCACATTGCATATTACACTTAACCGCTCACTAGAGTTTAGCACATACACATGAAAATGTGCATCTTTTCCTGACCTTACAATCTTTCATTAATGTTCATATTTtccaacaataataatttctcATACTCTATTGTCAGAACTTTTCATGTAACTTCAAGCAAATTAAGATAAATCCGCATGTGACTTTAGCAGTATGTTTCGAGTTATAACTTTACTTGGCATTTTCTTTGAAGTCTCTTAAATTCTTTACAGAATTGGCTTAGTGTAAAATATACTTGAGCAATAGGGTGTCTTAGGGTGGACACCTCACACACTGGTCTTTTCAGTTGCTTTGAGGCTggtttacattatcaatacaaGCGTAactaaggacgctttccatttgacagaactgactggcCAGACCAGGCaattggaaggactaactctacaacacctTAAAATTAACGCTCTTTGGGAATGATGTATACTCCTCCGGAAGAAAatgagggattatcatgcaagttttccttcaaattgttgcattttcattg
This genomic interval carries:
- the LOC137979269 gene encoding F-box/LRR-repeat protein fbxl-1-like; its protein translation is MERQIPDSVVLEVFGYLSKRELGIVAQVCRRWKRVAYDRSLWFVVDMNDFWPAVDEETLLMLIRTRLSSAKALNLGGCTLTARVAKELSKRCYQLRSLVFYGADVESETGHEGIRDFPTGLELMDLRYSWGNFKFMRRLPRHFTQMRYVGLGMDSSESLVPDVFAKMRNLRILDCTDCETLTDDALLKIATNCPHLESICLNECKNYRGKYLHRVLNNCKFVSTLLIRFTKITDEALMVVNWERTMVKELDLTGCYFVTTTGLSNVISRLPDIRYFKMNQCGFRHILHLRIYQEVRPTLAYKCLETLDLRWNFLLSAECLEGVLQQSPSLRYLGVSHSPRIPPSVIAEMFKFVSKLRILEFGPLRKEALSESPLVSNLIKMCPLIEAVSLINFKLIDDTDADLVQELREKCKHIREVKLCSPRIEHVAIGNSGETITVERLLIKMESLLPSPENTLGKVINKLHV